The Saccharothrix variisporea genome has a segment encoding these proteins:
- a CDS encoding UvrD-helicase domain-containing protein produces the protein MSTRPTPEQLAAVEAFAVGGHVVLQAGAGSGKTTTLVQMARRKRRPGQYLVFNRSIADGARRRFPRHVGADTAHSLAYQAVGWRYAERLAMPCMSSAKLAAVLGPTGTRWPKCCRCSGPGVESP, from the coding sequence GTGTCCACCCGACCCACACCGGAGCAGCTGGCCGCCGTCGAGGCGTTCGCCGTCGGCGGCCACGTGGTGTTGCAGGCGGGCGCGGGCAGTGGCAAGACGACCACGCTCGTCCAGATGGCCAGGCGGAAGCGACGCCCGGGCCAGTACCTCGTGTTCAACCGCTCGATCGCGGACGGGGCGAGGCGCCGGTTCCCCCGCCACGTCGGGGCAGACACGGCGCACAGCCTGGCCTACCAGGCGGTCGGTTGGCGGTACGCCGAGCGCCTCGCGATGCCGTGCATGTCGAGCGCGAAGCTCGCAGCCGTCCTCGGACCAACGGGGACGCGATGGCCGAAGTGCTGTCGCTGCTCGGGTCCTGGCGTCGAATCGCCCTGA
- a CDS encoding FHA domain-containing protein has translation MVARVGSSVYEVSPDEEFVFGRSSSCTVCLDPADVAISRHAGALSCENGAWFVVNRSASRNLVVVDDSHLRSVLGPGKRHLLQGPTRVLVQGSEPKPHVIEIEAPEGEPAILRDSSTGLATVTGVGVALTFEEKLALVALFAGYLQKGELYDPYPRTYEAAAKRLGWPRSTLLKKIEYLRTRLTRAGVPGMSGNNALLNLAEHVLTLRLVVEDDLRLIGK, from the coding sequence GTGGTCGCGCGCGTCGGTTCGTCGGTGTACGAGGTGTCCCCGGACGAGGAGTTCGTCTTCGGCCGATCGAGCTCCTGCACCGTGTGCCTGGACCCCGCAGACGTGGCCATCTCACGGCACGCAGGCGCGCTGAGCTGCGAGAACGGTGCCTGGTTCGTCGTCAACCGAAGTGCGAGTCGCAACCTTGTCGTGGTGGACGACTCCCACCTGCGCAGTGTGCTCGGACCGGGTAAGCGCCACCTGCTGCAGGGGCCCACGCGGGTGCTCGTGCAGGGTTCGGAACCGAAGCCCCACGTGATCGAGATCGAAGCCCCGGAGGGGGAACCCGCAATCCTGCGGGATTCGTCGACGGGATTGGCGACGGTCACCGGGGTTGGTGTTGCGCTCACTTTTGAAGAGAAGCTCGCATTGGTCGCGCTGTTCGCCGGTTACCTGCAAAAAGGTGAATTGTACGATCCTTACCCGCGCACCTACGAGGCCGCCGCGAAGCGATTGGGCTGGCCCCGTTCCACCCTGCTGAAGAAGATCGAATATTTGCGCACGCGGCTGACCAGGGCGGGCGTTCCCGGGATGTCGGGCAACAACGCGCTGCTCAACCTCGCCGAGCACGTGCTGACCCTGCGGCTGGTCGTCGAGGACGACCTGCGGCTCATCGGCAAGTGA
- a CDS encoding FHA domain-containing protein, with product MRVELVCVGRDGGRRAVEVTAAPSHRVADLAAALGCRQELYLGATPLPGWLSLTDAGIADGAVLGLDRSAPPVMSSAVGGGVREIAVVGGLHGGPSATLYPSGALTIGRGTAADLVLRDSEVSRRHARVVTTGDGVSARLEDTGSRNGVRRNGELISGPVDLGPRDVVGLGETVVGLRPVVPADARVDDLPGTPVRVFHRPSRAPAAARAEDFPDPTRVAALACAPSSRLWERRPSDVDFLRLRVGLRDEPAVAVEAVDLRQCGVFGIAGPRPSLTAVARALVAQAAVLHAPDDLAVVVVTGHDAEADWDWVGWLPHTRPPTDDFDCARLVATDAGQARARLGELYALVRERVARRHGALRAPGPDFLLVLDGVRRLRELPGLGELLSDGPPVGVHLLCLAQPGEVLPEGCAATLVATGPTGTRGRLTRPAAQAVHDVLLDGLAPDHATRLALALAPFRLEGEQPHEDWTGPIAVRERRFTALGRAQRAPVALDDDPDRTTAVSERGPGRR from the coding sequence GTGCGGGTCGAGCTGGTGTGCGTCGGACGTGACGGAGGTCGGCGGGCGGTGGAGGTGACGGCGGCCCCGTCGCACCGCGTGGCGGACCTGGCCGCGGCGCTCGGGTGCCGCCAGGAGCTGTACCTGGGCGCGACCCCGCTGCCCGGCTGGTTGTCGCTGACCGATGCGGGCATCGCGGACGGCGCGGTGCTCGGCCTGGACCGGTCGGCGCCCCCGGTGATGAGCTCGGCCGTGGGCGGAGGCGTGCGGGAGATCGCGGTGGTGGGCGGTCTGCACGGCGGGCCCAGCGCCACGCTGTACCCGTCCGGGGCGCTCACCATCGGTCGCGGCACGGCGGCGGACCTCGTGCTGCGCGACAGCGAGGTGAGCAGACGCCACGCGCGCGTGGTGACCACCGGTGACGGTGTCTCGGCGCGCTTGGAGGACACCGGCTCCCGCAACGGCGTCCGCCGCAACGGCGAGTTGATCTCCGGCCCGGTCGACCTCGGGCCCCGTGACGTCGTCGGTCTCGGCGAGACCGTTGTCGGCCTGCGGCCTGTGGTCCCGGCCGACGCACGGGTGGACGACCTGCCCGGAACGCCGGTGCGGGTGTTCCACCGTCCGTCCCGGGCGCCCGCGGCGGCGCGTGCCGAGGACTTCCCGGACCCGACGCGGGTGGCCGCGCTGGCCTGTGCGCCGTCGAGCCGGCTCTGGGAACGCCGTCCGTCCGATGTGGACTTCCTGCGGTTGCGGGTAGGCCTCCGCGACGAGCCGGCCGTCGCCGTCGAGGCGGTGGACCTGCGGCAGTGCGGGGTGTTCGGCATCGCGGGCCCGCGCCCGTCCCTGACGGCCGTCGCGCGCGCCCTCGTGGCGCAGGCCGCCGTGCTACACGCACCCGACGACCTGGCGGTCGTCGTCGTGACGGGCCACGACGCCGAGGCGGACTGGGACTGGGTCGGCTGGCTGCCCCACACCCGACCGCCCACCGACGACTTCGACTGCGCCCGGCTGGTCGCCACCGACGCCGGGCAAGCACGCGCCCGGCTCGGCGAGCTGTACGCGCTCGTCCGCGAGCGGGTCGCCCGGCGGCACGGCGCGCTGCGCGCACCCGGTCCCGACTTCCTGTTGGTGCTCGACGGCGTGCGGCGGCTGCGCGAGCTGCCCGGGCTCGGCGAGCTCCTCTCCGACGGGCCGCCCGTCGGCGTGCACCTGCTGTGCCTGGCGCAGCCCGGCGAGGTCCTGCCCGAGGGGTGCGCCGCGACACTCGTGGCAACCGGCCCGACCGGCACTCGCGGCCGGCTCACGCGGCCCGCGGCGCAAGCCGTCCACGACGTGCTGCTCGACGGACTCGCGCCCGACCACGCGACCCGGCTCGCCCTCGCCCTGGCGCCGTTCCGGCTCGAAGGCGAGCAACCCCACGAGGACTGGACCGGACCGATCGCCGTGCGCGAACGCCGGTTCACCGCGCTGGGGCGGGCACAGCGGGCGCCCGTCGCGCTCGACGACGACCCCGACCGGACGACCGCGGTGTCCGAGCGGGGGCCGGGTCGGCGCTGA
- a CDS encoding protein kinase domain-containing protein has product MGSFGAVPGYRVVARPVEAGPYLIAPARRESDDAEVTLRVVREPLDRIALRRFRTEASVLASVLEELRSPLVVPLVDHGQDHGDRAFLVTDPIGTSLADRIAERGPLPADEVRQVVLGVAPALVLLHRRDVLHGGLSPAALVRQPSGRVLLDTPIPPVLTEMVHLGAEGSGHEPPEVLNGGDWTPHAELYAFASAVWTLLSGRPPVTGTRYERLLRLLNDNAPAPSAPGLPESVAALLREALAREPGDRPSSLAAFADRLQRELAHAGDPDRTAHAMRPGVAARAEQAMGSDYTLLEVLGSGSAGQVWRARRASDGREVAVKVLNPEASTDATSRTRLLREHATLEGLDHPHLVKVLDVVIDRGRAAIVMEFVPGSDLRALLTEGRVGRADGARLLAEVASGLAHLHANRIVHRDVKPANILVRAVGDRRTALLTDFGLVKALGDADLTRTGQVLGTPSYLAPELVPGAEVPAEPTPQADVYALGVTIYEVVTGHRLFTGTTDEVLRKHLHEAPPRPPGLSDGAWRFLSSCLAKEPRTRPTAVEVSEFLHDLVREVALTPADPVPGHFGPEPSAHDATERPAPAVRWGRGVGADADDSSAATLTSARPAPPVTAEPEPSSRRRRSVVVSSARRRPLALAAAAVLLGGAVGGALAWSISGRGRDGTGGTTAAAVTTSSLPQPYRLPVTVSVDPDGAAVVSWPEDAAKLPNFAGVAVMQGSQLRAELRSPEASSYRDPDPLPTGCYFVVALGVTDPPPDPAPPSACPR; this is encoded by the coding sequence GTGGGGTCCTTCGGCGCCGTCCCGGGTTACCGCGTGGTGGCGCGGCCCGTGGAGGCGGGGCCCTACCTCATCGCGCCGGCGCGTCGGGAATCCGACGATGCCGAGGTGACCTTGCGGGTGGTCCGCGAACCGCTCGACCGGATCGCCCTGCGCCGGTTCCGCACGGAGGCGTCGGTGCTGGCGTCGGTGCTGGAGGAACTCCGCAGCCCCCTGGTCGTGCCGCTGGTCGACCACGGCCAGGACCACGGGGACAGGGCGTTCCTCGTCACCGACCCGATCGGCACCAGCCTCGCCGACCGGATCGCCGAGCGCGGGCCGCTGCCCGCCGACGAGGTCCGGCAGGTCGTGCTCGGCGTCGCGCCCGCGCTGGTCCTGCTGCACCGCCGCGACGTGCTGCACGGAGGGCTCAGCCCGGCGGCGTTGGTGCGGCAGCCGAGCGGCCGGGTGCTGCTGGACACCCCCATACCCCCGGTGCTGACCGAGATGGTCCACCTGGGCGCCGAAGGCAGCGGTCACGAGCCGCCGGAAGTCCTCAACGGCGGCGACTGGACCCCGCATGCCGAGCTCTACGCCTTCGCCTCCGCGGTGTGGACGCTCCTGTCCGGCCGACCGCCGGTGACCGGTACCCGTTACGAGCGCCTGCTGCGCCTGCTCAACGACAACGCACCCGCACCGAGCGCACCGGGTCTGCCCGAGTCGGTGGCGGCGCTGCTGCGTGAGGCGCTCGCCCGCGAGCCGGGCGACCGACCCTCTTCACTGGCCGCGTTCGCCGACCGGCTCCAGCGCGAGTTGGCGCACGCCGGTGATCCCGATCGGACCGCACACGCCATGCGGCCGGGCGTAGCCGCCCGCGCCGAGCAGGCGATGGGCAGCGACTACACCCTGCTGGAGGTGCTCGGCTCAGGCAGCGCCGGACAGGTGTGGCGAGCCCGCCGCGCCAGCGATGGCCGGGAGGTCGCCGTGAAGGTGCTCAACCCGGAAGCATCGACCGACGCCACCAGCCGCACCCGGCTGCTGCGGGAACACGCCACGCTGGAGGGGCTCGACCACCCGCACCTCGTGAAGGTCCTCGACGTCGTGATCGATCGAGGCCGTGCGGCGATCGTCATGGAGTTCGTGCCCGGGTCCGACCTGCGCGCGCTGCTCACCGAGGGGCGGGTGGGCCGCGCGGACGGCGCTCGGCTGCTCGCCGAGGTCGCCTCCGGGCTGGCGCACCTGCACGCCAACCGGATCGTCCACCGCGACGTGAAACCCGCCAACATCCTCGTGCGCGCGGTCGGCGATCGGCGCACCGCCCTGCTCACCGACTTCGGACTGGTCAAGGCGCTGGGCGACGCCGACCTCACCAGGACCGGGCAGGTGCTCGGAACGCCGTCCTACCTCGCGCCCGAACTCGTCCCCGGCGCCGAAGTCCCCGCCGAACCGACGCCCCAAGCCGACGTGTACGCGCTGGGCGTGACGATCTACGAGGTGGTGACCGGGCACCGGTTGTTCACCGGCACGACCGACGAGGTCCTCCGCAAGCACCTGCACGAAGCCCCGCCCCGGCCACCGGGGTTGTCCGACGGGGCGTGGCGGTTCCTGTCCTCCTGCCTGGCCAAGGAACCGCGCACCCGGCCGACGGCGGTGGAGGTGTCGGAGTTCCTCCACGACCTGGTGCGCGAGGTGGCACTGACCCCTGCTGATCCGGTGCCGGGCCACTTCGGACCCGAACCGTCCGCGCACGACGCCACGGAGCGCCCCGCACCGGCCGTGCGGTGGGGGAGGGGCGTCGGGGCGGACGCCGACGACAGTTCCGCCGCCACGCTGACCAGCGCACGGCCGGCGCCACCGGTCACGGCCGAACCCGAGCCGTCCTCCCGCCGTCGGCGGTCGGTCGTGGTGTCGTCAGCCCGGCGACGGCCTCTCGCCTTGGCCGCTGCGGCGGTCCTGCTCGGGGGAGCCGTCGGTGGCGCGCTGGCCTGGTCCATCTCCGGCAGGGGCCGTGACGGCACCGGGGGCACGACGGCCGCCGCGGTGACGACCAGTTCGCTGCCCCAGCCCTACCGGCTCCCGGTCACGGTGTCGGTCGACCCGGACGGCGCGGCGGTCGTGTCCTGGCCCGAGGACGCCGCGAAACTGCCGAACTTCGCCGGCGTCGCCGTCATGCAGGGCAGCCAACTGCGTGCCGAGCTGCGCTCGCCCGAAGCGAGCAGCTACCGCGACCCCGACCCGCTCCCGACGGGCTGCTACTTCGTCGTCGCCCTCGGGGTGACCGACCCGCCGCCCGACCCCGCACCCCCATCCGCCTGCCCGAGATGA
- a CDS encoding AAA family ATPase, with amino-acid sequence MTTHPTISPEDSAIRFKSVHDTVLAEVERVLKGKTGAVRLALACVFGGGHLLIEDVPGTGKTSLAKAIATAVSGSWQRIQFTPDLLPGDITGVSVWDEGQRAFRYRPGPVFANVVLADEINRAGPKTQSALLEVMEEGSVTVDGVGHPVPTPFLVVATQNPIDLEGTYQLPEAQLDRFLMRISLGHPDVDVETALLANRAVAPAPVARPVTTLDEITRMREAVTAVHVAPEIARYIALLAQATRAHQALRLGLSSRGSIALLRAAQAHAIGMGRPFVVPDDVRAVAVPVVAHRLMPTAQAQVRGASPATVLREVLASVPAPAPMVSA; translated from the coding sequence GTGACGACTCACCCGACGATCAGCCCGGAAGACTCCGCCATCCGGTTCAAATCAGTGCACGACACCGTGCTCGCCGAGGTCGAGCGCGTGCTGAAGGGCAAGACCGGGGCCGTTCGCCTGGCACTGGCCTGCGTCTTCGGCGGAGGGCACCTGTTGATCGAAGACGTGCCGGGCACCGGCAAGACGTCCCTGGCCAAGGCCATCGCCACCGCGGTCTCGGGGAGTTGGCAGCGCATCCAGTTCACCCCCGACCTGCTGCCAGGCGACATCACCGGGGTGTCGGTGTGGGACGAGGGGCAACGGGCGTTCCGCTATCGGCCCGGCCCGGTGTTCGCCAACGTCGTGCTGGCCGACGAGATCAACCGCGCCGGTCCCAAGACGCAGTCGGCGCTGTTGGAGGTGATGGAGGAGGGCAGCGTGACCGTGGACGGCGTCGGCCATCCCGTGCCCACGCCGTTCCTGGTGGTGGCGACGCAGAACCCGATCGACCTGGAAGGCACCTACCAGCTGCCCGAGGCGCAGTTGGACCGCTTCCTCATGCGGATCTCCCTCGGGCACCCAGACGTGGACGTGGAAACCGCCCTGCTGGCCAACCGGGCCGTCGCACCCGCGCCCGTCGCCCGACCGGTGACCACGCTCGACGAGATCACCCGCATGCGCGAGGCGGTGACCGCGGTGCACGTGGCCCCGGAGATCGCCCGCTACATCGCCCTGCTGGCCCAGGCCACCCGCGCGCACCAAGCGCTCCGACTGGGGTTGAGCTCCCGCGGCAGCATCGCCCTCCTGCGCGCCGCGCAGGCCCACGCGATCGGGATGGGACGCCCGTTCGTCGTCCCGGACGACGTGCGCGCGGTCGCGGTTCCCGTGGTGGCGCACCGGTTGATGCCGACGGCCCAGGCCCAGGTGCGTGGCGCCTCGCCCGCCACCGTGCTGCGCGAGGTCCTCGCATCGGTCCCCGCTCCCGCGCCGATGGTGTCGGCGTGA
- a CDS encoding DUF58 domain-containing protein, giving the protein MSRRGPLSASGWAVLGTSVVLAGVGVLLGYSMLVALSVGGVVVLALSGVTVVLRPGVDLVRRVVAERVTVGEPALGELVVRNTGRFAVPELLVVDRVGDQPVEVPVGRVRAGGRRQVPYRLPTHRRGRLVIGPFLVGRRDPLGLFHRAQPHGGTDVLWVHPRVFPANQVPVGTVPDYEGRAEAVKAGTTAFAALRDYVPGDDPRRIHWRSTARVGRLVVRDSVDTMEPTATVVLDTRSSVFDPDSFEHAVEVAASVAQATLDAGRSAGVDVRVVGEPVDPADSGVTEMLDRLAAAALIPDSDPLRLVEEVDQARPGAALVVVTGADDELVTAALAERRRRFAPIVVLRVVPAAHGPVATHRRRGLAVVGGHTARDVVSAWNLLVVGGVGR; this is encoded by the coding sequence GTGAGTCGCCGGGGGCCGCTCAGCGCGTCGGGGTGGGCCGTGCTGGGCACGTCGGTGGTCCTGGCAGGAGTCGGCGTGCTGCTCGGGTACTCGATGCTGGTGGCCCTGTCGGTCGGTGGTGTGGTCGTGTTGGCGCTCTCCGGTGTCACGGTGGTGCTGCGGCCCGGTGTCGACCTCGTCCGGCGAGTCGTGGCCGAGCGCGTGACGGTGGGCGAACCGGCGCTGGGCGAACTCGTGGTCCGCAACACCGGTCGGTTCGCCGTGCCCGAACTCCTGGTCGTCGACCGGGTCGGCGACCAGCCGGTCGAAGTGCCTGTCGGCCGTGTGCGGGCGGGAGGACGACGGCAGGTCCCGTACCGGCTTCCCACGCACCGCCGAGGACGGCTGGTGATCGGTCCGTTCCTGGTCGGGCGACGGGACCCGCTGGGCCTGTTCCACCGCGCGCAACCGCACGGCGGCACGGACGTGCTGTGGGTGCACCCGCGCGTGTTCCCGGCGAACCAGGTGCCGGTCGGAACCGTCCCAGACTACGAAGGGCGAGCGGAGGCCGTGAAGGCGGGCACCACGGCGTTCGCCGCGCTGCGCGACTACGTGCCCGGCGACGACCCGCGGCGCATCCACTGGAGGTCCACCGCCCGGGTCGGCCGGCTGGTGGTGCGCGACTCGGTGGACACCATGGAACCGACCGCGACGGTGGTCCTCGACACGCGCTCGTCGGTCTTCGACCCGGACTCGTTCGAGCACGCGGTCGAGGTCGCCGCCTCGGTGGCACAGGCGACCCTCGACGCGGGCCGCTCCGCCGGCGTCGACGTCCGGGTCGTGGGCGAGCCGGTCGACCCGGCCGACAGCGGCGTGACGGAGATGCTCGACCGCCTCGCCGCGGCTGCGCTGATCCCGGACAGCGATCCCCTGCGGCTGGTCGAGGAGGTGGACCAGGCCAGGCCGGGCGCCGCGCTGGTGGTCGTCACGGGTGCCGACGACGAGCTGGTGACCGCGGCCCTCGCCGAACGGCGTCGCAGGTTCGCACCGATCGTGGTGCTGCGCGTGGTGCCGGCGGCGCACGGCCCGGTCGCTACCCACCGGCGGCGAGGTCTGGCCGTGGTCGGGGGGCACACCGCGCGCGACGTCGTCTCCGCGTGGAACCTCCTCGTCGTGGGCGGGGTGGGCCGATGA
- a CDS encoding transglutaminase-like domain-containing protein, producing the protein MTSAIARVVTAAALSALAAWSFRPAFDAEAGLVVTFAVVAPALVVAGWEVLRARVARGRGGAVGSLLALCSALAAVAVVTRPGGDVLSGPVRLLTGLLPTRADGPEVATVGALSALTAMTTVHLASRPGGTLLPTLPALVCLGLGQSLGAAAGDLPVWYGPAFVVLAVPVFFPGTAVAPLRLAKGAAIVVVGAMSCLFFVQFGPESGRSPVSAQELVDAPVRPKQRTNPMAQFLALREGRLVLEVEGTGSTRVEHLGMVTLTDFDGRGWSPSGDYRRAAHQFPVAGEGDAPRRESTLELAVRTPDSLGWLPRPGRPVRIDVAGLGFDEVTGDIVVPAGGRAPDAYRITASEPLVSADLLRTDRPARAAARDRLGLPPDVLAFLDRATAGRVAELDKFLGLFYALRGEPFRHDTSATAPGGHGLYQVSALLRGFRGTSEQYASAFAVLCRELGWDARVVLGFTPRWDGDRLSISGRDVRAWTEVRFERLGWLPVDPTPTTGVSDGGQSPQDTSTPESGPVDLPPANEPEVPVEPDSSSESSVAGGTSSAGQDAGSPWTIVSIAAGVVILLFVLVVPPVNSLVRRRSLRRGSPRKRVISAWRDAVRVLRAAGVDIDDRHTTGQVVEAAHQHEQVLRPLADLVDRAAYGTGHVTDEMAEDAVRLLDSVRALAGLGVGRRALQNLDPRPLVPRRAPAAYLTVRP; encoded by the coding sequence ATGACCTCCGCGATCGCCCGGGTCGTGACCGCCGCCGCGCTGAGTGCTCTGGCGGCGTGGTCGTTCCGGCCGGCGTTCGACGCCGAGGCCGGGCTCGTCGTGACGTTCGCCGTAGTGGCGCCGGCGCTCGTCGTGGCGGGCTGGGAAGTCCTGCGCGCACGGGTGGCGCGCGGTCGCGGCGGGGCGGTCGGCTCGCTGCTCGCGCTGTGCTCGGCCCTCGCCGCGGTGGCGGTGGTGACCAGGCCGGGCGGCGACGTGCTCTCGGGCCCGGTCCGGTTGCTCACCGGCCTGCTGCCGACCCGGGCGGACGGACCGGAGGTGGCCACGGTGGGCGCGTTGTCCGCGCTGACCGCGATGACCACCGTGCACCTCGCGTCGCGGCCGGGTGGCACGTTGCTCCCGACCCTGCCCGCCCTGGTGTGCCTCGGGCTGGGGCAGTCGCTCGGCGCCGCTGCCGGGGACCTTCCGGTCTGGTACGGGCCGGCCTTCGTCGTCCTGGCCGTGCCGGTGTTCTTCCCCGGCACGGCTGTCGCGCCTCTGCGTCTTGCCAAGGGCGCCGCCATCGTCGTGGTCGGGGCGATGTCATGCCTTTTCTTCGTCCAATTCGGACCGGAATCGGGCCGGTCGCCCGTGAGCGCCCAGGAATTGGTGGACGCGCCCGTGCGCCCCAAGCAGCGGACCAATCCGATGGCGCAGTTCCTCGCCTTGCGCGAAGGGCGACTGGTCCTCGAAGTCGAGGGCACCGGGTCGACCAGGGTCGAGCACCTTGGCATGGTCACGCTCACCGATTTCGACGGGCGTGGCTGGTCGCCTTCGGGCGACTACCGCCGAGCCGCGCACCAGTTCCCCGTCGCGGGCGAAGGGGATGCGCCGAGGCGGGAGTCGACGCTGGAGTTGGCCGTCCGCACACCCGACAGCCTCGGTTGGTTGCCGCGGCCCGGTCGGCCGGTCCGCATCGACGTGGCGGGCTTGGGCTTCGACGAGGTGACCGGCGACATCGTGGTGCCGGCAGGCGGCCGAGCGCCCGACGCGTACCGCATCACGGCGAGTGAACCCTTGGTGTCTGCCGACCTGTTGCGCACCGATCGACCCGCGCGCGCGGCCGCCCGTGACCGCCTTGGGCTCCCACCCGACGTGCTCGCGTTCCTCGACAGGGCCACCGCCGGTCGGGTCGCCGAACTGGACAAGTTCCTCGGCTTGTTCTACGCGTTGCGCGGTGAGCCTTTCAGGCACGACACCTCAGCCACGGCGCCTGGGGGCCACGGGCTCTACCAGGTGTCGGCGCTGCTGCGCGGTTTCCGGGGGACGAGCGAGCAGTACGCGTCCGCCTTCGCGGTGTTGTGTCGGGAGCTGGGTTGGGACGCCCGTGTGGTGCTCGGATTCACCCCACGCTGGGACGGCGACAGGCTGTCGATCAGCGGTCGGGACGTGCGGGCGTGGACCGAGGTGAGGTTCGAGCGGCTGGGCTGGCTGCCGGTCGACCCGACGCCGACCACCGGTGTGTCCGACGGCGGGCAGTCCCCTCAGGACACCTCCACGCCGGAGTCGGGTCCGGTCGACCTGCCGCCGGCGAACGAACCGGAAGTGCCAGTCGAACCCGACTCCTCCAGCGAGTCATCGGTCGCCGGCGGCACCTCCTCGGCGGGCCAGGACGCCGGGTCGCCCTGGACGATCGTGTCCATCGCGGCGGGCGTGGTGATCCTCCTGTTCGTCCTCGTCGTCCCGCCGGTGAACAGCTTGGTACGACGGCGCTCGTTGCGGCGTGGCAGTCCGCGCAAGCGGGTGATCTCCGCCTGGCGTGACGCGGTCCGCGTGTTGCGGGCGGCGGGGGTGGACATTGACGACCGGCACACGACGGGACAGGTGGTCGAGGCGGCGCATCAACACGAACAGGTCCTGCGTCCGCTCGCCGATCTGGTGGACCGGGCGGCCTACGGCACCGGGCACGTGACCGACGAGATGGCCGAGGACGCCGTTCGCCTCCTGGACAGCGTGCGCGCCTTGGCGGGACTCGGCGTCGGGCGTCGCGCGCTCCAGAACCTGGACCCGCGCCCACTGGTGCCCCGACGAGCACCTGCCGCCTACCTGACGGTCCGACCGTGA